The nucleotide window CGGAACCACAGCGACGGCAGCACGTGCAGCGTCTCCGCCTCGGGGCCGCGGTTGGAGACGGTCACCACGATGCACATGTCGTCGACGCCGGCCTTGGCGTAGTCGACGGTGACGGCCCAGAACCGGTCCTCGTCGAAGACGCCGGTGTCGATCAGCTCGAACTCGGGGTCCTCCCGCGACCGGTGCCCGTTGACCCGGACCAGCTCGTCGTAGGGGAAGGCGGCCTGCGGATAGTGGTAGCGCCAGCTCATCCACGAGTGGGTCGGCGTCGAGTCCTGGTACCACCAGTAGTCCTTGGCGTCCTCGCCGTGGTTGCCGCCGTCGCCGCCGAGGCCGAACATCCGCTCCTTGAGGATCGGATCCTGGCCGTTCCACAGCGCCAGGGCGAAACAGAACGTCTGCCGGTCGTCGCAGACTCCGGCCATGCCGTCGTCGTTCCACCGGTACGCCCGGGAGCGCGCGTGGTCGTGCGGGAAGTAGTCCCAGGCGGTGCCGTGCTCGCTGTAGTCCTCCCGGACAGTGCCCCACGCCCGCTCGGCGAGGTAGGGGCCCCAGGCACGCCACGGCTGCTCGCCGGAGTCGGCCTGCGCCAGCCGCTCACGCTCCGCCACGCCGCCGCACACCCCCTATCCGCCCCGGGAACCCCGACATTGTTACTGACAGGTGTTACGAACACTAACGGACCGCGTGCCGAAGTTTGGGCGCTCCGGGGACCGTGCGAGGGTTCCACCCGTGACATGGACCGAGGCCCTGCTGAGCATCGCGGCCGGATTGATCATTTCGGTGGTCACCACCCCGGTCGGCGTCTCCGGCGCGGTGTTCCTGCTCCCGGTCCAGCTCAGCGTGCTCGCGGTACCCAATCCTGCGGTGACGCCGACGAATCTGCTGTTCAACGTCGTCTCCGGCCCGGGTGCCCTGCTGCGGTACGGCCGGCGCGGCGGCCTCGCCGGCCCGCTGACCCGGCTGCTGCTGGTCGGCACCCTGCCGGGCGTGGTCGTCGGCGCGGTGGTGCGGGTCTTCGTCGTGCCCGGCCCGGACGTGTTCCGGCTCATCGTCAGCGTCCTGCTGCTGCCCCTCGGCGTGTGGCTCTGCCTGCGCCCGCCGGTGCCGCAGCCCCGTACCCCCGCGATGTCCCGCCGCGGGATCACCGCGCTGGCGCTGGGCGTCGGGGTGGTCGGCGGCGTCTACGGCATCGGCGGCGGATCCATCATCGGTCCCGTCCTGGCCGGCCGGGGCATGCCGATGGCGGTGGTCGCGCCCGCGGCGCTGGCCACGACCTTCGTCACCTCCGTCGCCGGCGCGGCGGCCTTCGCGGTGCTCGCGCTGACCGGGCGCGGCGACATCGCGCCGGACTGGGGCGTCGGGATCCTGTGCGGGGCCGGCGGGCTCGTCGGCGGCTACCTGGGCGCCCGCCTGCAACCCCGGCTGCCCGAGCGCGCGCTGCGGCTGGTGCTCGGCGGGCTGGCCATCGCGCTGGCCGTGCTCTACACCGGCCAGGCCGTGCTGCGGTCGAGCTGAGGTTCGTCATGAGCCGAGGACCCGGGTCGGTCATCGGCCGGCCTCCCATCCGCGGGTCAGGCGGGCCGCGGGGTACGGCCCGTACCGGCGGTCAGCGGGCGGGTGTCCGACGAGGTACCGCGGGCCGCCGGGATCGTCCTCGATATCGGTGACCACGGCGTGACTGTGGACGGTGAGCTCGACGGGATCGAAGTTCGCGGTCTGCACCGTGACCCGGTCGCCGACCGCAAGGGTGCCCACCGCCCCGGCCTCATGTCGATCTCGCATCGCTCACGCCTCCCTCGATCTCGCGGCCCAACCACTCGCCGCCTCGTGGTGTAGCGTCGCGAGAGCGCACTGTGATCAGTAGCACTCTGGGGTTTTCAGGCGTTTTCAAAAGGTGGTCGGATGGACGACCTGAGAGCGAGACTTCGCGAGGCCAGAGAGGCCGAAGGAAAGAAGGCGTCCGCGGTGGCGGCGCGGGCACACATCAGCGCAGCGCACCTGAGCAACATCGAGGCATGTCGGCGCAGCCTCACCGACACGGTCCTTCTCGCCTATGCCCAGGTGCTCGGGGAGGACTGCATGCAACGTCGAGGTCTGATACTCGGCGCCATCGGTGCGGGAGTGCTGGGGCCCGTCGCCGCGCGCGAGCTGATACGCGGCGGTTTCACAGCGGCCCTGGCGAAGCGCGGCGCCGAAGACGAATGGCGAGCCCAGGTCATCCAATATGGCCGGGACTACATGGAGATCGGCGCGGCGGCGCTCCAGGACCGGCTCGCCACCGACCTCGTGCTGGTTCAGCAGCAGCTCAACTCCCCCGGCATGTGGGCGTCGGCCGCACGGCTGCTCACCACCTACGGCAAGACCACCGGCGACCCGGTCGAGGCCCTGCGCTGGTACCGGATCGCCGCGGCGGCCGCCGACCGGTCCGAAGATCTCGGCGTACGGGTCTGGGTCCGCGGACGCGCCGCGATCGCCCTCGCGTACGAGGGTGCGGCTCTTGCCACGGCGGAGCGGCTCGCCGACCAGGCGATCGGCCTTTCCGACCGGCCGTCACTCGGACGGCTGAACTCGCTGGTCGCCCGCGCCCACGTCGCCGCCGGTCGCGGCGACCACCGTGGGGCCGTGGCCGCGGATTCCGAGGCGAGGCGGGTATTCGATCGGGTCGCGTCGCCCGACGGCGAGATCTCCGACTTCGCGGTTCCGCCGTGGCGCATGGCGACCTTCCGGTCGATGCTGTGGGCCCGGCTCGGCGACGTCCGCCGGGGCGAGCAGGCCCAGGCCGAGGCCGACGGCGGGCGACCGGCGGAGCTGACCCGGTTCGCCACACATATCGAGCTGCACCGCGGCCTGATGTTGGCGCACGCCGGCGACAAATCCGGCGGTCTGGAGTACGCGAGGGCGGCGATGGACGCCCTACCGGCCGAGCGGCGGTCGCAGACGCTGCGGCTGGTGCTCGACGAGGTTGCGCGTGCCGTTGCCTGAGCACAGGTGGGGCGGCTGCGTGACCAGGTTGGTTAGGGTCGCGGCGTGCCTGCATCTGACTATGTGAAGAACCTGCGCGCCAAGGTCGGCCAAGACGTGATCATGTTCCCGACCGTCAGCGCGATCGTCCTCAACGACCGCGGGGAGGTCCTGCTCGGCCAGCGCAGCGACAACCGGCAGTGGTCGGTCATCGCCGGCATGATGGACCCCGGCGAGCAGCCCGCGGACGCGCTGGTGCGCGAGGTTCTCGAGGAGACCGGCGTCGAGGTGAAGATCGAACGCGTGGCCGGCGTCGCCCTGCACCAGGTGGTCTACCCGAACGGCGACCACTGCCACATGGTCAACACCTGGTTCCGCTGCCGCGCGGTCGGCGGCGAGGCGCGGGTCAACGACTCCGAGTCGATCGCGGTGGGCTGGTTCGCGCCCGACGCGCTGCCGGAGATGAGCCCGTTCGCCATGGTCCGGATCCGCACCTCGCTGGAGGAGGACGCCCCGGCCTGGTTCGCCCGGCCCGGCGAGGGCGAGATCGCCGGCCGTCAGCCCTGATCAGGCCAGCCAGCCGGGACGGATCAGGCCCGCCTCGTACGCGTAGACCACGAGCTGGGCCCGGTCCCGGGCACCGAGCTTGACCATCGTGCGGCTGACGTGTGTCTTCGCCGTCGCCGGGCTGATCATGAGGCGGCCCGCGATCTCGTCGTTGGACAGGCCCTCGCCGACCAGGACCATCACCTCGCGTTCGCGCTCGGTGAGCTGCGCCAGCCGCTGCTCGGCCTCCTCCGGCGGCAGCGCGGGACGGCCGCGCCCGCCCGGGGTGGCGAACTCGCCGATGACCCGGCGGGTGACGCTCGGCGACAGCAGGGCGTCACCGGCCGCGACCGCGCGCACGCCGCGCAGCAGCTCGACCGGCTCGGTGTCCTTGACCAGGAAGCCGGATGCGCCGGTGCGCAGCGCCTCGAAGACGTACTCGTCCAGCTCGAACGTGGTGAGGATGACGACCCGGGTGCCGGCCAGCGCCGGATCCGCGGCGATGCGGCGGGTCGCCTCGAGGCCGTCCACGCCGGGCATGCGGATGTCCATCAGCACCACGTCGGGCCGCGTCTGCGCGGCAAGGCGCACCGCCTCGAGGCCGTCGCCCGCCTCCGCGACCACCTCGATGTCGGGCTCGGCGTTGAGCAGCGCCCGGAAGCCGGCCCGGACCAGGACCTGATCGTCGGCGAGCAGGACCGTGATCATGGATTCTCCCCTGTCGCTGTCGGCAGCACCGCCGAGACCAGGTAGCCGCCCTCCGGCGGCGGGCCCGCCGCCAGGGTGCCGCCGAGGCTGGCCGCGCGGGCCCGCATCCCGGCGATGCCGCTACCGCCGCCGCCGTCCGGCGGCTCCTTCGCCGCCGGGCCGTCGTTGCGGATCGACAGGCGCAGCTCGTTCTCCGCGTAGGTGACCGCGACCGTCGCGGCCGCGCCGGCGGCCGCGTGCCGGCGGACGTTGGTCAACGCCTCCTGGACGATCCGGTACGCCGCCCGGTCCACCTCCGCGGGCAGGTCGCGCCGCTCCCCCACGGTCGTCGTGGTCACCGGCAGGCCCGCGTCGGCGGTGAGATCGGTGAGCCGGCCCAGGCCCGGCGCGGGCTGGCGCGGCGCGGCCTCCTCCTCGGGGCGCAGCACGCCGAGCACCGCCCGGACCTCCCGCAGCGCCTCGGAGCTCGCCGTCTTGATCGCCGCGAGGGCCTCGCGGGCCTGCTCGGGGCGGTTGTCCATCAGGTGGAGCCCGACCCCGGCCTGCACGTTGATCAGCGACAGGTGGTGGCCGAGCACGTCGTGCAGCTCGCGGGCGATGCGCAGCCGTTCGTCGGAGGCCTGGCGGCGTTCCTGCTCCTCCCGGGCCCGGGCCCGTTCGGCCCTTGCCTGGGTCATCTCGGCCAGATAGATCGCCCGGGCCCGGGCGGCGCTGCCGAGGAAGACCGTCAGCGCGAGACCCAGGCCGATCAGCACGGCGTCGCGCAGGTCGGGACGGGCCGCGGCCGGCAGCCCGAGCGCACCGGCGCAGAACCAGGTCACGGTCAGGTAGGCCAGGTAGCCCGCCGCGGCGACCACCACCGCGTCCCGGCGCCGGCCCGCCTTGACCGCGCCGAAGAGGGCGATGACGGGTGCGACGGCGTAGCTCCACGACGGCGTCGAGAGTGCGGCGAAGCCGATCGTGGCCGCGCCGCTGACGGCGAGGACGGCGATCGGGGCGCGCCCGCGCCAGGCCAGCGCGAGCGGGCCGATCAGCAGCAGCGCGCACGCGACGACGTCGGCCGGGCGGGACAGGGCGGCCGCCTGCGACCAGTTGCCGAACACGTGGAAGCAGAGCGCCGCGACGACCGCGCCGGGCCAGTGCGGCTGCCGTGGCCGCCGGCCCAGGCCGCCGGAGCGGCCGGACGATCGGAAACGGCCACCGCCCCGTCCCGGCGACCACGCCGGACCGTGCGCGCCGGCGTGCGCCTCGATCTCGTCGGACCCCGCGGTCGGGGCAGCACCGCCGGCCCGGCGGCCGGGTCGATCCGGTCGCCGGGGCGGGTACCGCCGGCCCGGGTTTCGCACGTCTTCGAACCTACGGCACCGCCGTTCGCCCGGGCATCCGCACAACGACGACGAGGCGCTGCGCCCCGGGTGGTACGGGCGTGCCCGGCGTACTCCCCCGGTGGTACCCCGCGGGCGGGCGGCTGCGCCGCGGGCCGCGTACCGGATGCTCCGCCGGGGCGACGCGGCCCGGCGGCGAACCGGCCACGCTGTTAAGCAGATCCCGCCACTCCTGGAGGTCACCGTGCATCCCACCGACGCCACCTGGTCCGGACCGAACCGGCTCCGTACCTCCGACACCGAGCGCGAGCAGGTCGCCGAGATCCTGCGGGCCGCGATGGCCGAGGGCCGGCTCACCCTGGAGGAGGGTGAGGAGCGGCTCGGCCAGGTGTACGCGGCGAAGTTCCGCGACGAACTGGCCCCGCTCACCGCCGATCTGCCGGACAACGGCCGCCGGGCGCTGGCCGAGACGCCGCAGGCCCGGGCCGCGACACGCCGGGGCGTGCGCAGGCACGCCAGTTTCGTCGCCGCCGCGGCCGTCCTGCTGACCGGGCTGTGGCTGCTCTCCGGCGCGCACTTCTTCTGGCCGGCGATTCCGCTCGTGTTCCTGGTCATCGGCCTGATGCGACACATCCGGTACGGCGAATTCCACCATCGCCACTACCACCACCACCGGGTCGCGCCGTGGAACGCGCCGAACTACCGGTGATCATCAACACTCCACAGTAGCCGTGGCGGTCGTTGAACGCCCCTCCCCGCTCTGCGAGAGTTGCCCGGTTTACCCCCGGCCGCTGTCGCGTACGGGGGACCTCGGGGAGGGGTGTCACGATGATGGGTCCGTCGCACGCGCTGTCCGGCGCGGCCGTATGGCTGGCCGGCAGCTGGGCCCTGGACCACTTCGCCGGGTACGAGCAGTCGCCGCTGGCCGTCGCCGTCGGCACGGCCGTCTGCGCGGGCGGCGCGCTGCTGCCGGACCTCGACCTGTCGGGCAAGGTGACCCGCAACCAGGGCGGCGCGACGGTCGCCCGGACCTTCGGCGTGTTCTCCCTGTTCGTGGCCGAGGTGATCGAGAAGATCTCGCTGGGTGTCTACACGGCGACCAAGCTCAGCAAGGACCCGCGCCGCAACAACGGGCACCGCACGTTCACGCACACGCTGCCGTTCGCGGGGCTGGTCGGCTGGGGCACCACGACGCTGTGCGCGAACTACGGCCGATGGGCCGTGGTCGCCGTCGTCTTCCTCATGGCCGGCCTGGCGCTGCGCGGGCTGTTCGACGAGTGGGCGGAGCGGGCCGGCTGGCTGATCGTGACGCTGGCGTCGGGTGCGATCGCGTGGTTCACCGCGGCGCACCTGCCGGGCGACCGCGGCTACCCGATGCTGGGGTTCGCGGTGGGGGTCGGCTGCGTCGTACACCTGCTCGGCGACATGATCACCAAGAACGGCGTGCCGATCCTGTGGCCCATTCCGATCGGCCGCCGGATGTGGCGGATGGTCGGCATCCCGAACGGGATGGCGGTCAAGGTCGGCGGCAAGGGCGAGGTGCTCGTGCTGCGCACGGTGTTCACCCTGGTGGCACTGCTGTCGATCTTCGGGATGTTCGCGCCGCACCTGCTGAACCAGCTCGACCTGGACACCTGGGCCGACGGCTGAGCTCCAGGCGCTCAGCCGGTGGTGGTGTGTGACGGGACGCCGCCCGCGCAGGTGACAGTCATCCGCACCCGCTCGTTGCCGTGCCGGAACACCGCGACCGCCGCGCTCGCCGGCCCCGCCTCGACCTCGTCCACCTTGTAGGGCTTGGTGGCCGTCCAGGACAGCAGCTGGGCGGTGCCGGCGGCCTGGCAGACGGCGCGCACCGAACCGCCCTCCGACGTGAGCGTGCGTTCCTGCGGCGCCGGCGTCGTGGCCTCGGGCTCCGGGCTGGGCGTCGCGCCGGTCGTCGCGGCCGCCGGAGCCGTCGTCGTCAGCGTGGGTATGCCGTTCGCCGGGTTCTGTGCGGCCGGCGCGACCGTGCCGGGTGCGACCGCGCCGGGCGTGGCCGCGCCGGGGGTCGCCGCGCCGGGGGTGGCCGGCGCCTTCCCCCCGCTCGTGGCCGACGGCGCCGCCGCGGCCGGGACCGACCGGCCGGCGGCGGGCGCACCGGCGGCGGATTCGGGCGCCGCCCGGTCGTCGCCGGCGACCAGCCACCAGAGCCCGGCGGCGACCGCCGCGAGCAGCACGAACGCGAAAGGCAGGACACCCCGGCGGCGGTGCACCGGCTTGCGGACCTCGCCGGCGTCCGGCGGGGCCGGCGGGGCCGTCACGGCGGGCTCCGGGGGCTCCGAGGGCTCCGCTTTCGGGCGGATCAGGACCGAAGGGTCGTCGTCCTCCTGCCACGGTCCCGCCTGCGGCTGCGGGGGGATGTCGTCGACGACGCGCAGCCCCGCGCCCTGTGCCAGCAGCGCCGCGGCCTCGCGGGCGCTCGGCCGTTCGGTGGGGTCCTTGACCAGGCACCGGTTGCACAGCGCGATGATGTAGCCAGGCACACCGGGCTGCGGCGTCAGCGGCTCCGGATCGATGTAGATGTGCGCGGTCAGCATCTGCGTCGTGGTGTCGGCGCTCCACGGCGAGTGCCCCGAGAGCATCCGGTACAGCAGCACGCCGAGCGCGTAGACGTCCGAGGCCGGTTCGACCGCGTCGTCGATCAGCCGCTCGGGCGCGAGGTAGGCCGGCGTGCCGAGCACCTCGAAGTCCGGGTCGCCGGTGCCGCCGGGATCGATGGCGGCGGCGATGCCGAAGTCCACCACCTTGGCGCCGGTCGGCGTGACCATGACGTTGGCCGGCTTGATGTCGCGGTGCACCAGCCCGTCGGCGTGCGCCGTGGCCAGCGCCGCCGCGACCTCGGCGGCCACCCGCATCGCGAACCGCGGCGGCAGCTCACCGGCCGTCATCCGCTCCTGGAGGGTCCCGCCGCGGACGAGCTCCATGACCACGTACGGCACCTGGCCGAAGTAGGCGTCGGCCTCGCCGTAGTCGTGGACCTGGGCGATGTTGGGGTGCGACAGCGCGGCGGCGGCCCGGGCCTCTTCATGGATCCGCCGCCTGGAGTCGGGGTCGCCGGCATGCCGGGCGTTCAGCAGCTTGACCGCGACCTCCCGGCCCAGCACCTGGTCATGGGCCCGCCACACGACCGCCATGCCGCCGGCGCCGAGCTGATCCCGCAGCACGTACCGGCCGCCGAGTACAGGAGTCGCATCCATCCGCGCCAGTCTGCCGGTATCGACCCCGGTGCGCACCCCCTGGGCGCCTGCCAGTCACATCGCGTCGGCGTAGCACTCCACGATCGACACGTCCAGGGGGAAGCGGACCGAGGTCGCGCCGAACAGCAGCTCGCCCGCGCGCGCCGCGCTCTCCCGGACCGCCTGCGCCACCCCCTCCGCCTCCTGCTCCGGGCAGTGCACCCCCACCTCGTCGTGCACGAACAGCACCAGCTCCGCCCGGGTGCCCCGCAGCGCCGTCCGCAGCGTCGCGAGCAGGACCAGCGCCCACTCCGCCGCCGTCGCCTGGATCACGAAGTTGCGGGTGAAGCGGCCCCGGGCCCGGCCCGGCGCACCGCCCTGCGGCTCCCCCGATCCGGACTCCTCGGGCGGGTCGAGGCCCGCGTCGCGCCAGGCCGTCGACGCCGGCGGGCAGGTGCGGCCCAGCCACGAGCGCACCAGCCCACCGGCCTCGCCGGTCCGGGCCGCCGCCTCCACGTACTCGAAGGCGGTCGGGTAGCTCTGCCGCAGCACCGCCAGCGCCGGGATCGCGGCGCCGCCGGTCTGCCCGTACATCGCGCCGAGCAGGGCGACCTTGGCCTTGGCCCGGTCGCCGCCGAACGAGTCGGTCGCCAGCGCCGCGTAGAGGTCCCCGGCGGCGCCGGCGCGGGCCAGCCGGGCGTCGCCCGAGACCGCGGCCAGCACGCGTGGCTCGAGCTGGCCCGCGTCCGCGATCACGAAGCGCCAGCCCGGGTCGGCCACCACCGCCCGGCGGACCACCTTCGGCACCTGGAGGGCGCCGCCGCCGCGGGTGGCCCAGCGGCCCGAGACCACGCCGCCGGGCACATACTCCGGGCGGAAGCGGCCCTCGCTGACCCAGGCGTCGCGCCAGGCCCAGCCGTGCGCCGTCCAGATGCGGTAGAGCTCCTTGTATTCCAGCAGGGGCTTGACGGCGGGGTGCTCGACGTTGCGCAGGACCCAGGCGCGGGTGTTGGGCACGTCGATGCCCGCGCGGGCGAACGCGCGCAGCACCTCGGCCGGCGAGTCGGGGTGCAGGCCGTGCATGCCGAACGCCGCGTTGACCTCGCCGGCCAGCTCGGCCAGCCGGCGCGGCGGGCCGACCGGCTGCGGCGGGCCAAGCAGCTCGCGCAGCAGCCGGTCGTGGATCTCCGCGCTCCAGGGCAGCCCGGCGTGGCCCATCTCGGCGCCGACCAGGGCGCCGGCGGACTCGGCGGCCACCAGCAGGCCGAACCGCCCCGGGCTGCCGGTGGCGCGGATGCGCGCGTGCTGGTCGGCGAAGACCCCGGACAGCGCCTCGAGGACCACCGAGCCGGAGGCCGTCGGCGGGCCGGTCATGGCCTCGAAGAGCGCGGCCTGCGCGAAGCCCGGCGGGTCCGGCTGGCGCGGCGGCGGGTCGGCCGGCACCGGGGCGCCGGTCAGCCGGGCCCAGGCGGCGGGCAGGGCGCGCGGCTCGCCCCAGCGGCCCGCGTGGCCGAGCAGCAGCGCCTCGGTCAGCTCGATGTCGTGGCAGCGGCCGACCCGCACGCCGCCGCGCAGCAGCGCCGGGTAGCCCTCGGTCGTCGCCGCCCAGATCCAGCGGGGCTGCTCGGCGGCCTCGCGGGCCGCGATGGCCGCCGGGAGATCGGGGACGCGCTGCGGCTCCCCGGCCGGGCGCCCGTCGGGCAGCAGCTCCTGCCAGCGGCCGGAGCCGTGCCAGCTACCGTCGTCGGACACCACAGCTACCAGCACGAGGTCATTCTGCCGCCCGGGTACGACACTCAGCGGCCGAGCAGGCCTTCCAGCAGCTCCAGCGACTTCTCGATGTCGATCCGCGGGTCGAGCAGCCACTGCGTCTGCAACCCGTCGGAGGCGGCGATGATCAGCGCGGCGGCGGCCTCCGGTGCGATGTCCGGGCGGATCCGGCCCGCGGCCTGCTCCGCCTCCACGCGCTCGGCGAGGAACCGGCGCAGCAGCGCGAACCGCTCGCCGAAGAACGCCCGGGACAGCTCGTTACCCTCCTCCAGCGCGCCGGCCACCAGCGTCGAATACAGCTGCACCAGGCCCGGGACGCCGTGATTGCGGCGCGCGGCGTGGGTCATGATGCCGACCACCGAGACGCCCGCGGGCGGCCGGTCCTCGACGATCGAGCGCTCTTCCGCGGCCCGGTACACCTCGATCAGCAGCTCCTCGCGCGACGAGAAGTAGTGCTTGAGCGCCGCGTGCGACACCCCGATCGCCTCTCCGATCGCCCGCAGGGACGTGCCCTCGGCGCCCCGCTCGGCGAAGACCTCGATCGCGCGGTCGAGGATCTCGCGCCGCCGGCGGACACCCTTTTCGTACGCGCCGCGGCGGGGCGGCGTCCCCTGGGCGTCATCCATCGGCCCATCCTAGGGTCGCCAAAACTTCCGCGCGGAGGTTTTCGTTGTTACGGTGCTGTGATGACACTCGATATCCCGGCCCTGCTCGCCGCGCTCAGCCTCGAGGAGAAGGCCGAGCTGCTCGACGGCGCCGACTTCTGGCGCACGCAGCCCGTCGAGCGCCTCGGCGTTCCCGGCGTCATGATGACCGACGGACCGCACGGCCTGCGCAAGCCGGCGGGCGGATCGGATCATGTCGGCCTCGACGACAGCGTCCCGGCGACCTGCTTCCCGCCGGCCGCCGGCCTCGCGTCCACCTGGAACACCGGCCTGCTCACCCGCGTCGGCGAGGCGCTCGGCCGCGAATGCCGGGCCAACGGGGTCGCCGTGCTGCTCGGGCCCGGCGTCAACATGAAGCGCTCGCCGCTGTGCGGGCGCAACTTCGAGTACTTCTCTGAGGACCCCCTGCTGGCCGGCGAGCTCGGCGCCGCGCTGGTCAACGGGCTGCAGAGCCAGGGCGTCGGCGCGTCGGTCAAGCACTTCGCCGCGAACAACCAGGAGACCGACCGGATGACGGTCTCCGCCGACGTCGACGAGCGCACCCTGCGCGAGATCTACCTGCCCGCCTTCGAGCGGGTGGTCACCCAGGCGCGGCCCTGGACGGTGATGTCCTCCTACAACAGGATCAATGGCCGGTACGCGAGCGAGCACCGCTGGCTGCTCACCGAGGTGCTGCGCGACGAGTGGGGCTACGAGGGCCTGGTCATGTCCGACTGGGGCGCGGTCAACCGCCGCGACCACGCGGTCGCCGCCGGCCTCGACCTCGAGATGCCCTCCTCCGGCGGGGCCGGCACCCGGGTCGTCCTGGAAGCGGTCAAGGCCGGGACGCTGAGCGAGGCCGACCTCGACCTCGCCGTCACCCGCGTCCTGACGCTGGTCGACAGGTCGCTCCGGGCGGCGGGGCCGGCGGACACCTTCGACGCCGCCGCGCACCACGCGCTCGCCCGCGAGGCCGCCGCCGCCAGCGCGGTGCTGCTCAAGAACGAGGGCGGCGTCCTACCCCTCGACCCGCGCTCCGGCGGCACCATCGCGGTCATCGGCGAGTTCGCCCGCACCCCGCGCTTCCAGGGCGCCGGCTCCTCGCAGGTCAACCCGACCCGGCTCGACAGCGCGCTGGACGCGCTGCGCGAGTCGCTCGGCGGCGGCCGCGAGGTCACCTTCGCACCCGGCTTCGCCGTCGAGTCCGGCGCCGCCGACCCCGCGCTCGTCGACGAGGCCGTCCGGGCCGCCGCCGGCGCCGAGGTCGTTGTGCTGTTCCTCGGGCTGCCGCCGTCGTACGAGTCCGAGGGTTTCGACCGCGCGCACATGGACCTGCCGGCGCACCAGATCGACCTGCTGCACGCCGTCGCGGACGCCAACCCCCGCGTGGTCGTCGTGCTCTCCAACGGCTCGGTCGTCAGCGTCGCGCCCTGGCAGGACCGCGCGCAGGCCGTCCTCGAGGGCTGGCTGCTGGGCCAGGCCGGCGGCGCCGCGACGGCGGACCTGCTGCTCGGCGCCGCCGAGCCCGCGGGCCGGCTCGCCGAGACGGTACCGGTGCGCTTCGAGGACAACCCCACGATCGGCGCGTTCCCCGGCGAGCTCGGCCACGTCCGGTACGGCGAGGGCCTGCTGATCGGCTACCGCTGGTACGACGCGCACCGGCTGCCGGTCGCGTACCCGTTCGGCCACGGCCTGTCCTACACGTCGTTCTCCTACGGCGACCTCGCGATCGCCGTGACCGCCGACGGTGAGCGGCCGAGCGTCGAGGTGACGCTGACGGTCACCAACACCGGCGCGCGGGCCGGCCGCGAGACCGTGCAGCTCTACGTCACCGACCCGCAGGCGAGCGTCTACCGACCGGAGCAGGAGCTGCGGGCGTTCGCCCAGGTCAGCCTCGAACCCGGCGAGAGCCGGCCGGTGACCCTCACCCTCGGCGCCCGGGAGTTCGCGTTCTGGCACGAGACCGCCCGCCGCTGGGTCGTGGAGGGCGGCACGTTCGGTATCCGCGTCGGGGCGTCCTCACGCGACATCCGCCTCGAGGGCACCGTCGAGCTCGCCGGCGAAGACTTCGCCGCGCCGCTGACCGCCGAGTCGACGGTGGATGCCTGGCTGGGCCACCCGCTCGCCGGTCCGTGGCTGCGCGAGCGGCTGGGCGAGGGTGGCTTCGCCGACATGCTCGCCGACGGTGCGCCGCACGGCCAGATGATGCGGGCGATCCCGCTGCGGCGGATGTCGCGGTTCCCGGGCTTCCCGGTCGACGAGCAGGCCGTCGAGGCCGAGGTGCCGCGGTTCGCCGCCCGATGAACGCCGCCGTCACCGCCGGGCCGCAACGGCCCGGCGGTGACGGTACTCAGCAGCCCGAGCGCTTGTGACGGGGCAAGGCGTAGGTCTTCGTACGCTTCGACTTGACCTCGGTCACGCGTACCCGGGTGAACACCTTGCGGCAGTCCGAGGAGCGGACCCGGGTGAACTTCAGCTTCACCTTGGTGTGCTTGTAGTTCGCGGCGGCGCAGTCCGGGATGCAGGTGTTCACGTTCTGCACGCCGGT belongs to Amorphoplanes digitatis and includes:
- a CDS encoding serine/threonine-protein kinase, whose protein sequence is MDATPVLGGRYVLRDQLGAGGMAVVWRAHDQVLGREVAVKLLNARHAGDPDSRRRIHEEARAAAALSHPNIAQVHDYGEADAYFGQVPYVVMELVRGGTLQERMTAGELPPRFAMRVAAEVAAALATAHADGLVHRDIKPANVMVTPTGAKVVDFGIAAAIDPGGTGDPDFEVLGTPAYLAPERLIDDAVEPASDVYALGVLLYRMLSGHSPWSADTTTQMLTAHIYIDPEPLTPQPGVPGYIIALCNRCLVKDPTERPSAREAAALLAQGAGLRVVDDIPPQPQAGPWQEDDDPSVLIRPKAEPSEPPEPAVTAPPAPPDAGEVRKPVHRRRGVLPFAFVLLAAVAAGLWWLVAGDDRAAPESAAGAPAAGRSVPAAAAPSATSGGKAPATPGAATPGAATPGAVAPGTVAPAAQNPANGIPTLTTTAPAAATTGATPSPEPEATTPAPQERTLTSEGGSVRAVCQAAGTAQLLSWTATKPYKVDEVEAGPASAAVAVFRHGNERVRMTVTCAGGVPSHTTTG
- a CDS encoding bifunctional 3'-5' exonuclease/DNA polymerase, with product MLVAVVSDDGSWHGSGRWQELLPDGRPAGEPQRVPDLPAAIAAREAAEQPRWIWAATTEGYPALLRGGVRVGRCHDIELTEALLLGHAGRWGEPRALPAAWARLTGAPVPADPPPRQPDPPGFAQAALFEAMTGPPTASGSVVLEALSGVFADQHARIRATGSPGRFGLLVAAESAGALVGAEMGHAGLPWSAEIHDRLLRELLGPPQPVGPPRRLAELAGEVNAAFGMHGLHPDSPAEVLRAFARAGIDVPNTRAWVLRNVEHPAVKPLLEYKELYRIWTAHGWAWRDAWVSEGRFRPEYVPGGVVSGRWATRGGGALQVPKVVRRAVVADPGWRFVIADAGQLEPRVLAAVSGDARLARAGAAGDLYAALATDSFGGDRAKAKVALLGAMYGQTGGAAIPALAVLRQSYPTAFEYVEAAARTGEAGGLVRSWLGRTCPPASTAWRDAGLDPPEESGSGEPQGGAPGRARGRFTRNFVIQATAAEWALVLLATLRTALRGTRAELVLFVHDEVGVHCPEQEAEGVAQAVRESAARAGELLFGATSVRFPLDVSIVECYADAM
- a CDS encoding TetR/AcrR family transcriptional regulator, which gives rise to MDDAQGTPPRRGAYEKGVRRRREILDRAIEVFAERGAEGTSLRAIGEAIGVSHAALKHYFSSREELLIEVYRAAEERSIVEDRPPAGVSVVGIMTHAARRNHGVPGLVQLYSTLVAGALEEGNELSRAFFGERFALLRRFLAERVEAEQAAGRIRPDIAPEAAAALIIAASDGLQTQWLLDPRIDIEKSLELLEGLLGR
- a CDS encoding glycoside hydrolase family 3 C-terminal domain-containing protein produces the protein MTLDIPALLAALSLEEKAELLDGADFWRTQPVERLGVPGVMMTDGPHGLRKPAGGSDHVGLDDSVPATCFPPAAGLASTWNTGLLTRVGEALGRECRANGVAVLLGPGVNMKRSPLCGRNFEYFSEDPLLAGELGAALVNGLQSQGVGASVKHFAANNQETDRMTVSADVDERTLREIYLPAFERVVTQARPWTVMSSYNRINGRYASEHRWLLTEVLRDEWGYEGLVMSDWGAVNRRDHAVAAGLDLEMPSSGGAGTRVVLEAVKAGTLSEADLDLAVTRVLTLVDRSLRAAGPADTFDAAAHHALAREAAAASAVLLKNEGGVLPLDPRSGGTIAVIGEFARTPRFQGAGSSQVNPTRLDSALDALRESLGGGREVTFAPGFAVESGAADPALVDEAVRAAAGAEVVVLFLGLPPSYESEGFDRAHMDLPAHQIDLLHAVADANPRVVVVLSNGSVVSVAPWQDRAQAVLEGWLLGQAGGAATADLLLGAAEPAGRLAETVPVRFEDNPTIGAFPGELGHVRYGEGLLIGYRWYDAHRLPVAYPFGHGLSYTSFSYGDLAIAVTADGERPSVEVTLTVTNTGARAGRETVQLYVTDPQASVYRPEQELRAFAQVSLEPGESRPVTLTLGAREFAFWHETARRWVVEGGTFGIRVGASSRDIRLEGTVELAGEDFAAPLTAESTVDAWLGHPLAGPWLRERLGEGGFADMLADGAPHGQMMRAIPLRRMSRFPGFPVDEQAVEAEVPRFAAR